The DNA window tttggaaaaatgtcaCAGGAAGCTGATTTAGGACGAACCCCACGGCAATAGTGAGTGGCACAAGGAGAACCCTGTTAAATGCTTGGCTGCCATCTTGAAAGCTTGATGTGCCCAGAAAATTTGTAGAGAAACTACTCTTTGTTCTACCGATCTGAAGTCCTCCGGCAAATAAACACAGCACTTCCATTCCAGGTAAGCCGTGCAGCTTTTCTGGATGAAAGGTTCTCTGAAGGGTAATATACAAGTGAAGAGACACAGGTGAACAAACATCTTAGCACATTTGTTATACAGGAAAGTCAAAGGTATTGTGGGAACCAGTCCTAGTTCAAATTTCAATTTACCATGAGGTTTCCAAGACAACCTCTGTGAACCGCAAGGGGTACAGAAGGCATTGCTGAAGGAtttgaaggaaacagagaaacccGCTCTGAGCTGGTGGCAGGTGCGTGTTCTGCCCACGCCACGGGCACATCCTAGTCCTTGCTGATTCACGGCGTGCCCTGCCTGTCACAGGGAGCCCCCTGGCACTGGGGAGGCGAGTGCCAGAAGCCTTAAAGCGACAGAGACGCTGTCACAGAGCCCAGCTCCCCCCATGCAGGCAGGGCCTCGGAAATTGAGCCAGTCCAGGGTCACTGCACAGAACTTCAGCGCGTGTGCTCCTCAACTCGAGAATGCCGGGCCCTTTTTACTCTGTGACACCACCCAGCCACTGGGGCATCTGGTTCTGGGCCCCACCCACTACCTGTCATGTGctcaccccagccctgctggcaACCAAAGTGAAACACTTGTGCATATTTCAAATGCACCCTAGGACCCCTTACAACCAGCTGGTCAAGTCATTTCCATGGCAACCTTCCAATTTACCCTGAATTACAACGGGGCtaagctaccctgtttccccgaaaataagacctacatggacaatcagctccaatgcatcctttggagcaaaaattaatgtaagacccaggcttatatgagacccggtcttattttactataagtaaaataagaccgggtctcatattacagtaaaataagagagagtcttatgttaattttcactccaaaagacgcattagagctgattgtctggctaggtcttattttcagggaaacacggtaactgcaAACAACAGAAAGTTTGGAAAGTAGGTGCTGAAGGCCACAGTCACTGACATTAAAGGAACTCACTGCAGAGTACAGAGCcccaaggagaaaggaaggggaggaaacGGGAAGCAGGCCATCCGGGGGTCaaggggcagggccaggcagggcaATGGGTAAGGATTCAGGGGAAACGTACCTATCAACTTCACACATCCAATAGCCCCTGAAATCTGAGTCCATAATGAGGACTCATTAAAAAGGTGTTGTGCAGGTAAACATGTTCAGTGTGTGCTGCTTGAGGGGCCGGAGAAGGGCGCCTAGAGCAACGCCGGGGACCTGAGCCCACGCTACACGTGTCCAGTCAGTCAACACGCTGGGACCTGAGCTCacatgtgtgtgggaggggtAGCTCCCTCCTGGCGGGATTGGGGCTGAGGACGGCAGGTCCCTTTTACCAGGTCCAGGAGGACACGCATACACAGGACACAAGGCCAGCAGACTGGTAGTTGGTGCCCCCATGCCACCCGGGAACTGCTGAGCCCACCCGCCATCTGGGGCAATGAACTACAACTGACACGTGTATACACGTGTATAAAATTTTACCATTCTATGCATGCTACGTGCTATCTTCTATCTGGTTTTTCAAATTTACCAATGAAATACGAATCTCATTAAATATTCTACtataacatcatttttaataCCTAAGTATTCCATTGTAAAGACAAGAGGATTCAAATGTATTCAACCAACCTCCTGAAAATGGGCTTTTGATTGTTTCAGATTGTTTGCAATTAGAAACCACACGCAGATGGACATCCCCAAAGCTGGGCACCTGCATATCAATCAGTGAGATTACTTCCTTATAAATAATTCCCAGGTGTGGGACCTGGGTGtggattttaaaacttaaaagtttgTGCCAAAGTATGAACCCATAAGGGCTGCTCGAGACAGGCCGTTTTCCCATACCCTAACAACATGGAACAATCataagtaaatgagataatggaaaatagaaataattttaccaTACTTGTGACATTGAACTTCCTTATATTACTATTTACTATGTGTAGCATTTATAGATtgttatgatttattattttgggaggccattcttatttttcttaatgaatctTAAGAACGTTTTCTACATCGAGCATATCATATATAATACAAGTATTTTtctccagattttaaaaaaaggaatggagaaaccacaataagatatcacctcaccccagtcagaatggctatcttcaacaagacaaatagtaacaagtgttggagaggctgtggagaaaaaggaaccctcatacactgttggtgggaatgcagactggtgcagccgctgtggaaggcagtgtggaggttcctcaaaaaattacgaatagaattaccatatgacccagcaatccctctcctgggtatctacccaaaaaatctgaaaacatttatacataaagacacgtgtgctccaatgttcattggagctttatttacggtggccaagacatggaaacaaccaaaatgtccttcgatagatgaatggataaagaagctgtggtatatatacacaatggaatactattctacggtaagaaaagatgatataggaacatttgtgacaacatggatggatcttgagagtataacgctaagcgaaataagtcagacagaaaaagcagagaaccgtatgatttcactgatatgtggtatttaaactgaaaacaaaagaacaagacaaacaaatgaaggaacaaaaaatcacagacacagacaatagtttacgaGTTACTacagggtaagcggggagggaggctctagaagagggtaaacggggtctaatatatggtgatggaaagagaactgactctggatggtgaacacacaatgggatttatagatgatgtgatacagaattgtacagctgaaatctatgtaactttactaacagttgtcaccccaatagactttaattaaaaaaaaaaaggaatgggggCTTTATCATTTACGGAGCCCAAATGTCACAAATAAATTGGCCACACAACGTCCAGAGCTACTTCAGAGGATTGTGATGCAACACTTACCTGGCAGAATTTATCTCTAAGACTATGACTGACTCGTTCCGTAAATACATTCCAGTGAGGACGTGAAGAGGGTTCTGAATTACCTGGTGACATAACACAGACTCTCACAGTCAGAACCTCAGGAACTGCAGAGAAATACGGATTTCCTGACACTTAAAGGGTGTTTATTTACACGCGTATTAGAGCGTATATGCATAAATAACCGATGGAAAGAATGCCACGTGGATGTGGAATCACGTGCTTCACTGAGGGCAGAGGCCCGCGTCTCACCTGGATGTTGTCAAACTTGAGGCCCGGCATGGTGAGCTTCTCCTTGTCCACAAACAGCGTGCTGTACTGCTGGGCTGCCACTGCACTCAGGACGGCCCTGGTGCCCTCCCCGGGAAGCCAGGCGTCACTCCGCCGGTCCATCTCACTCATGCTCAGGGCGGTGGCGAAGGGGTCCTCCGTGCCTGCGAACACGGCCTGGATCTGTGAAAAGGGCTTTGGAGACTGAGGACATTCCAGAGGAGACATGCAAACACCCGGTTCTGATCTTTCGACCTCTGGGGAGTAAGAAGGGTCTGTAGAACCTGGGGCATTCTCTCCCCCCAGAGTAGCAAGGGAAGACAATTTTTCTGGAACTGAAGAGCTTGCGTTGGGATTACTGACGGAAATGAAAGTGGAAGTTGTGAACGAATCAAAGAAGTCCGAGGCCAAGGAATTGGTGTTGGTCGTGTCTGCAAAAAATGTACTGAGGCTCGGGCTTGGCTGGACCACCTGAGGGGGGCTCTGGGCGGCCGGCTGGCTGGCGCTGCTGAAACTAGGCGACTTCACCATCTGAGACTCGAAGCCATCTGGCAGAAAGAGGGGTGTCTGGGCGATAGCGGGCTGGGACTGGCTGAAGATGGTGCACACAGGCACGGACTCCTCTCCGGgagagggctgcctggaggacCGGGCTGCTCCCTGGCCCCCTGGGAGGGCGCCCGCGTCCCTGGGGCCCGAGTCCTCTGCACCTTCGTTCTCAAAGGCGGGCTCGCCTTCTCCTTCTTGCTCCGGGTCTCCCTTCAAGGACGCTCTGCTGTCAGGGGTCATGTCAGAGAGGTCTTTAGGTGTCTCATCCCCATCACTCGCACTGTCATTACCCAGAGTGTCAAGTGCTCCTGTATCCGGGACATTTTCCAGTCTGTGGCCTGCGCTGCCCTCCTCAGGCGCCGCGACATCCTGCAAACCCCCAAGGTCACCCGCGTCATCTTCACTATTATTAGGAGAGTCAGAAATGAGGACACTCTCCATCATGTGCTCATTAAGCTTATCCACGAAATTAGAGTCTTCTGACACGGTCTCATTCCCCTCAGACCCAAAGTCGTCCCCACCGAGATCAATGGTTTCCTCGTGATAAAGCAGCTGCCCCTCTTCTGGCTGGGGCGTCTGCGGGGTGATGCGCTCGGCCTGCCCCTCGGCCGCCTGGGGCTCCTCAGTCACGCTCTGCTCGGTGCCCCGACTGTTCTCCATGTCGCCTGAAACCAAGACAAACATAAACCAGCCTCATCAGCTTTGTGCCTCGGTTACTGTGAGCTGACTTCAtgctattaaaattgttttactttataCAAAGGGTGAATGcacgtcattatacatttgtctaataGCATCGAATGCacagcaccaagagtgagcccCAATGTCAACGAGGATTTCACGTGATAATGACGTGTCAGTCAGTGCAGGTTCATCAACCCTAACAAATGTGCccggtgggggaggcagaaggcaCATGGAAACCGTGTGTGTACCTGCGGCAATTCTGCAGTGAACCTAAACTGTTCTAAAAACGAAAGCCTATGTAACAAACGCTCATCAGTTCTGTAGTCAAATGACTCAACATTCAAAAGACTCCATCTCTCCACACACTTATTCAGTACTGTGGCAGAAGACATGTAACAAAATCTACCATCGTAATCATTTTTTagcgtacagttcagtggtattaagttgtgcaaccatcaccaccatccatctccagagctttCCATCATCCTCAAGTGAAACCcagtccccattaaacactaactcccgttccgccctcctcccactccctggcacccaccatctACTTTACGGACCTATAAacttgactattctaggtacttcacataagtggaatcacacagtatttgtcctttcgcatctgtcttatttcactgagcaaaaCGTCCTCCGTGTTCATTCACGTTGTAGCAGGTGTctgaatttccttaatttttaaggctgaataatgctCCACTGTGTGCACGTACACGTTTTTacccatttatctgttgatggacattccGACTGCTGCTATCATTGACTACTGTGAACACCGCTGCTGTGAACCAGCGCACAAGCATCTCTGCCAGGGCCTGCTGGCCATTCTTTCGAGCGCTTGCCCAGAAGTGGGGCGGCTGGATCAGATGGCTAttctactttaaatatttgaggaCCCGCCAGACGGTTTTCCATGGTGGTCACAGCACTGCacatccccaccagcagctcaCAGGGTTCCCgtgtctccacatcctcaccaagcttgttcttttctgtttgaatgTAGCCATCTCACCAGGTGTGAGGTCTCCCGCCTTTCAAACCCCACTTATTCTTTAAGACTCGGATGAAACACCCTCCTTCATGGAGCCTTCTCAAGACCCTCCAACCTATGATAACCCCTCACGCTCTGAGTGTTAACGTCGTTTGCTTCACTCTGGGGATTCGGGACAGTGAGATGGCATGAATGTCAGAGGCAGTAAGGAAACCTAGGCTGGCTCACTGGGACACGCTGAGGGCTGAAGCTAACGACGACACCGAGATTATGCACTGGTGCTCACTGGGCACCTGCGGCGTTCTCGGTCCTCAGAATAACCCTATGACACGGCTGCTGCCAGTTCCTCCGTgtttgagatgaggaaactgaagcttagcgAGCTTTCAATCTGGCTTGCTCACAATCATTCGGCTACTCACTGAGAAACCAAGACCACATAAAGCTGAAATGCTGGGTGGATGCTGGCCGGTGGGGGCCACAGCACCAAACAAGAGTGAGTGTGAACTCTAAAAAAGCTATCTGCTCCTTTTCTTAAAGAATTGAGCAAAAGTTACTGTATATAGTTCTCCTCTCACATTCAAGTTAAGGAAACTAAGACTATCATAAAAAATGAGGGTTTTTCTGGTGGGGGGGCAACCGAACCAATaccttttttacttttaaaaactatacttactgtgtttccccgaaaataagacctagccggacaatcagctctaatgcgtcttttggaccgggtcttatattaatttttgctccaaaagacgcattagaggtgatggtctgggtaggtcttatctttggggaaatagGGTAGCTGATCTCTAGATAAGGTTACTTTTTTTCTCATGGTCAACACTTTCATCACAGTATTCCAAGTGAGCTGTCCTTCCAGCTGGATCACCCTGAGatctaaaaataagattattgTAAAGTAGATAAAGTCAAACATTTTGGAGAAGTTTCTTATCCAGCATAGTCAGTTACTAATTCCTCATTTATTATATGTTCATCTagtaattattaattatgaatgagtcaaaaatacaatgaaaaggaacaaaagccTTTTTTCTTGTCATGTTTCCGAGTGAGCCCAGACTGGAGGCTACCTTGCGACATGAAAGAGTGGATGCACCCTCACAGGTAAGGCTTTTCCCTGGGTTCTCCCTGTGCAGGAAAATGGAAGCTGGGCACGAAGACCATTTAACCTCTGGGACAGCTGAACAAGACACCTCTAAACTGCCTAACAGACTGATGAGGACACAGAACCAGAGGAGTGGTGGGACTCTCTGAAATCCCTGACAGTAAACGATATGGCCCGGAAGTGACTCCTGACTAAATCTCTGACTAAACCTCTGAGGACTGGAGTCCCCAGcccctagcacagagcctggtaccTGGGAGATGCCAGTAGCTCCTGCTGGTTGACTGTTGGTTCTGAGCCCTTCTCAGAATAAACACACGTCAGATTCTAACTCCAGATGTCCCAATACCACGTTAATGGACAACTGTGGAATAATGGAGACTGTAAGATAAGGTCCGACACGCTATTACAGGAAAATGTCAAGAACATCAAAACTGGCAAAACCACACAGTTGTCTTTATATGTAGGGGAAAAGGAGACAACtctattaaaataagcaaaactcACTGCCAGTAGAGGTCAATTTGTGTGTATTACAAGATTCTCACAGAGAAAGACCGGCTAAACTGGGGCACGCCTATGCAAGTGTTCAGAGGTGATGAGTTACTTCCCACAGGACACTGGACGAAGGGAAGACTCACCATCGTGCAGGGCCCATTCATTATGTGCTCGGGTATAACTGGGTCCACGATAATTAAAGAAACCCAAATTAAAGCTAAGAATTTTTTGCCTATGAACTAAGACAAAGATTTTTAGAAGTAATTTTGGGGAACCTTATTTATTGATGGTGAGAATGAAACCTTTATGAAGGACAGCTAGCAAAGGACAAAACTCTTACACAGTAACTCTGTGTTTACCAATTtacctaaaatgtttttaaagagatCATCTTTGGAACAAAAGAAAGCTAAATAAAAAGCAACAGTCTTTCAAGTCTTGAGTTTGTAACTATTAATATGTTTTGATTTTCAGAAACCTTGTTTCCaatcaaatttaatttagaaaatcaaCTTCTACATGTTTCCTGGTGATGTTTACACAGAAGCTGCCTAGTCCAGAGGGAAAATTACATTGTTATTCTGGATTTCTAAATAGAAATCACATATTCATGAAAAACCATTCATAGGACTGGACTGAAATGTCCTGCAAACCAGGGACCGGGCCTCCGAGTGCTACTGCGTCTCAGACATTAGGGCAATGCAAGGAGCCTGCTCCCAAGGAGCCAAAGTTAGAGAATGACAGAGAGGAAAGTTAAGCAACTATAACACAAATACGCTGATGGGAGTAGAAACATGACGCACCAGATGAAAAGGTAACTGGATAGAACAGGAGAGTGACTCTGCATGGGAAGGGATAGCCTCTAAAAGCCACAATtaagttttcttacttttttcgtTAGAAGACCTTAGAAGGTTCTTGTtattcttccccttctcttttaAAGGTACATATTCTAtaaat is part of the Rhinolophus ferrumequinum isolate MPI-CBG mRhiFer1 chromosome 13, mRhiFer1_v1.p, whole genome shotgun sequence genome and encodes:
- the TRAPPC12 gene encoding trafficking protein particle complex subunit 12 translates to MENSRGTEQSVTEEPQAAEGQAERITPQTPQPEEGQLLYHEETIDLGGDDFGSEGNETVSEDSNFVDKLNEHMMESVLISDSPNNSEDDAGDLGGLQDVAAPEEGSAGHRLENVPDTGALDTLGNDSASDGDETPKDLSDMTPDSRASLKGDPEQEGEGEPAFENEGAEDSGPRDAGALPGGQGAARSSRQPSPGEESVPVCTIFSQSQPAIAQTPLFLPDGFESQMVKSPSFSSASQPAAQSPPQVVQPSPSLSTFFADTTNTNSLASDFFDSFTTSTFISVSNPNASSSVPEKLSSLATLGGENAPGSTDPSYSPEVERSEPGVCMSPLECPQSPKPFSQIQAVFAGTEDPFATALSMSEMDRRSDAWLPGEGTRAVLSAVAAQQYSTLFVDKEKLTMPGLKFDNIQGDAVKDLLLRFLGEKAAAKRRVSNANSVEQSFVGLKQLISCKNWRAAVDLCGRLLTAHGQGYGKSGLPTSHTADSLQLWFVRLALLVKLGLFQNAEVEFEPFGDLDQPDLYYEYYPHVYPGRRGSMVPFSMRILHAELQQYLGNPQESLDRLHRVKAVCSQILAHLEQGLAEDGSKSSVTQENRQASVQLWRSRLGRVTCSMANCLLLMKDYVLAVGAYRSVIQCHPEQEPQLLSGIGRIFLQIGDIKTAEKYFQDVEKVTQKLDGPQGKIMVLMNRAFLHLGQNNFEEAHRFFTEILRIEPTNAVANNNAAVCLLYLGRLKDSLRQLEAMVQQDPGHYLHESVLFNLTTMYELESSRSAQKKQALLEAVASKEGDSFNTQCLKLA